The Streptomyces sp. NBC_00597 DNA segment GTCCTGACCCGGGGTACCGAAGAGGTACAGGATCAGGTCCTGGTCCAAGGTGATGCGGCCGAAGTCCATGGCGACCGTCGTGGTCGTCTTGTCCCCGGTGTGGGTCAGATCGTCGATGCCGGCGGACGCGGACGTCATGACGGCTTCGGTGCGCAGCGGATTGATCTCCGAGACGGCCCCGACGAACGTGGTCTTGCCCACGCCGAACCCGCCCGCCACCACGATTTTCGCGGAGGTGGTGGAGCGGGCGGTTCCGCCGTTAGAGCTTGCGAAGTCCACTGAGCACCCTTTCGAGCAGCGTTACATCCGGCGTGCCGCCGGCCTCTCCATTGCCCGGCTGGTGGATGGCCACCATTCCGGCCTCGGCCAGGTCGGCCACGAGGATCCGGGCGACACCGAGCGGCATCGACAGCAGTGCGGAGACCTCCGCGACCGACTTGACCTCGCGGCACAGCGTGCAGATGCGCTGGTGCTCGGGAAGCAGGCCGGACAGGTGCATCGGATCGGCCGTGGTGCTGACCAGCGCCTCGATGGCGAGCTGGTAGCGGGGCCGGGTCCGTCCGCCGGTCATCGCGTACGGGCGAACGAGCGGCTGGTCGCCTTCCGAGTACGAATCACCGTACGAATCGGAGTAGGCGGGGGGCGGGGTCATTGATCCTCCGGGCTGGACAGCAGTGGTCAGCGTGCCGTCTGACGGGGCGGCCGGTGGGGGGACGGTATGACGGCCTGACGGTGGTACTGGGTTCCGGGGCTGGCCCCCGGTCCCCCGGCCGGAAGTACCGTCCGGCCGGGAGATGTGGCGTCAGATGAGCAGGCTTCCCTGCAGCTCCGCGCGCAGGTCCGGGGTGAGGACACTGCCGGCGCGGTCCACGAGGAGGGCCATCTCGTAGCCGACGAGGCCGATGTCGCACTCGGGGTGCGCGAGAACGGCCAGTGAGGATCCGTCCGAGACGGACATGAGGAAGAGGAATCCCCGGTCCATCTCGACCACGGTCTGGTTGACGGCGCCGCCCTCGAAGATGCGGGAGGCTCCGGCGGTCAGCGACGTCAGACCGGAGGCCACGGCCGCCAGCTGATCGGCGCGGTCGCGCGGGAAACCTTCGGACATCGCCAGAAGGAGGCCGTCGGCGGAGACCACCACCGTGTGGGACACCCCGGGGGTGTTGTCCACGAAGTTGGTGATCAACCAGTTCAGGTTCTGTGCCGCCTGGCTCATCGAACTCAACTAACGCTCCTGCTGGTAAGTGGGGTCGATGTGGTAACTGCCGGTCGCCGGGCCGTTGTTGCCGGCCTGACGACCCTGCTGGATACCCCGTCGGAGGTTGGTCAGACGGCCACGGACGTCGTCCGGCGATCGCGAGACCTGCGGACCCGACTGTGCGTCGGACTGCTGCTGCGCGGTGCCGGCCACGAGGTTCGCCCGCGGTACCCGGCGGGGCAGCCCCGAGGTGGTGATGCCGCCGGCGGCGGGCTGGCGCACGCGCTCCGCCTGCCGCATCAGCTCGTCGTTCGGCGAGGACCGCCAGCTGACGGTCGGCGAACTGCCGGTCGTCGCCTGGGCGGGCTCGGCCGCGGGCTCCTGGCCGCGCTGCGGCAGCGGCTGCTGCTGGCGCTGCTGGGGAGCCGGAGCCGGGGCGGACTGCTGCGGCTGCTGGGGAACCGGCGCCTGACCGGAGGACTGCTGGCCCTCCTGGTGGAACCAGTTCGACTCCAGGGTGTCGAAGATCGGGCTGCGCTCGTTGCCGGGGCTCGGGGCCGGCGGCAGCGCCTCCGGCTGGGGAGCCTGCGGCAGCTGAGGAGCCTGCGGCTGCTGCGGGGCGAAGCCGCCGACACCGGGACCGCCGGGCCGCGGGGCCTGGAAGTCCGGACGGGCGAACTGGCCCGTGGTGGACGGGTCCGCCGGACCGTGCAGCTCCGGGCGCTCGAACTGCCCGGTGGTGGACATGTTCTGGCCGGCCGGGGGCATCGGGGCCCTCAGGTCGGGACGCTCGAACTGGCCGGTGGTGCTGTTGCCGGCCGGCGGGTACGGGGCGTTGAAGTCCGGACGGGGGAACTCGGCCGTCGAACCGGGGCCCGAGAGCTCGTCGTGGCCGCGCGGGACTTCCTGGCCGCCGTGGCGCGCCGGGTCGGCGCCCCAGCTGGTGCTCTGCGGGACCCCGGCGGGGCCGGTGCCCGCACCCGGAAGCTCCGGACGGGAGGCGCCACCGCGCGGCGGCAGCTGCGGGCGGTTGCCGCGCGGAGCCGGGGCGGCGGGCGCCTGGGCCGAGGGGACCGGGCCCGTGGGGGCGGTCGGCTGCTGGGGCCGCTCGAAGCCGTTGCCCAGCGGGAACCCGCCCTGGCCGTTGGCCGTGGGCGAGGGCATCGGACGCGACGGGGGACCGCCGGCCGGACCGCGGCCCGGCAGCGGAGCAGCGCCGCCGAAGGCACCCTGGCCCTGGCCGGTCGCGGCGCCCGGCATGCCGGAGGTGCCCGGACCGCCCTGCGGACGTGCGCCGGGGCCGCCCTGCTGACGCGCACCGGGTCCGCCCTGGAGGCCCTGCGGACCGCCGTCGCGTCCCGGCAGCGCGGCACGCTGGCCACCGCCGGCGACCTGGCCGCGCTGCGGGCCGGCGCCGACGGGCTGGCGTGCGCCGCCGCCCGGGACGGAACCCTGTGCGGAGGCACCCGGCACGCCCTGCTGACCGCCGGAGCCCGGACCACCGGGACCGCCCTGGCCCGGCATCGGACCCGGCTTCTTGCCGCCCTGGGCGACGTCCACCGGGAGCATGACGAGGGCCGTCGTGCCGCCCGAGTCGGACGGGCGCAGCTGGATGCGGATGCCGTGTCGCAGGGACAGGCGGCCGACCACGAACAGACCCATGCGGCGGGAGACGGAGACGTCCACGGTCGGCGGCGACGCGAGTCGCTCGTTGATCGCGGCGAGGTCCTCGGGGGAGAGGCCGATACCGGTGTCGTGGATCTCGACGAGCACGCGGCCGTCGGGCAGTGCGTGACCGGTGACCTTGACCTTGGTCTGCGGGGAGGAGAACGAGGTGGCGTTCTCCAGCAGCTCGGCGAGGAGGTGCACGAGGTCGTTGACGACGCGGCCGGCGACGTCGGTGCCGGGCACCGACGAGAGTTCGATGCGCTCGTACTGCTCCACCTCGGACGCGGCGGCACGGAGCACGTCGACGAGCGGGACGGGGCGGGTCCACCGGCGGCCCGGCTCCTCGCCCGCGAGGACGAGGAGGTTTTCGCCGTTACGGCGCATGCGGGTCGCGAGGTGGTCGAGCTTGAAGAGCGAGGACAGCTGGTCCGGGTCGGCCTCGCGCGACTCCAGCTCGGAGATGAGCGAGAGCTGGCGCTGGATGAGGCCCTGCGAACGGCGCGAGAGGTTGGTGAACATCGCGTTGACGTTGCCCCGGAGGAGGGCCTGCTCGGCGGCGAGGCGGACGGCCTCGCGGTGCACGTCGTCGAAGGCCGCGGCCACCTGGCCGATCTCGTCGCGGGTGTGCAGGCCGACCGACTCCACGGACGTGTCCACGTCCTGCGGGTCGGACTCGGACAGCTGCTTGACGAGCTCGGGCAGTCGGTCCTGGGCGACCCGGGTCGCGGTGTCCTGCAGGCGGCGCAGGGAGCGGATCATGGACCGCGCCATGACGAAGGCACCGACGAGGGAGACGCCGAGGACGAGCAGGATCAGGGCACCGTTGATGATGGCGTCCTGCTGCGAGTCGTTCTTGAGCTCGCGGGCCTTCTGCTCCATGTCTTCGAGCAGGGTGAGCTCGATGACCTTCATGGCCTGGAGCTTGGTGTCGTCCGCGTCGTACCAGTCCATCCAGGACCGGTTCTTCTCCTTGGCGAACTGCCCCTGGGTGCTCAGGACGCGGCGGGCGTAGTGGTCGGCGGTGCCGATCTCCGTGTTGCCGTCGCCGAGCGCCGCGAGGAGTTCCTCGGGCTTGCCCTGGTAGACGAGTTCGAAGGTCTTCTTCGACTGGCTCTCGCCGCGGAGCGCGGAGAGGGCGTACAGACGGTCGTTCTCGGAGAGCGTGCCCGCCTTCTCGTTGCTCTCGGGGAGCGAGGCGGCGATGACGGCGCGCTGGATCGAGGCGTACTCCTTGGCGGAGGAGAAGGCCGCCAGGGCGCGCGTACGCTTGATCATCTCAGGGCTGGAGGTGGCCTGCGCCATGTCCTGGGAGAGCGAGAGCAGCGAGACGATCAGCGCGTTGTACTCGGTGACGGTCTGCTGGGCGCCGTTGACGTACGCCTTCTTGCGGATTTCCTCGATGCCGGTGAGCTGGCGGCCGATCTGCAGGATGTTGTTGCGGATCGACTTGAGGGTGTCGTCCTTGTCCTCCGTGCTGTCGACCTTGTCGGTCGCGGCTTCGAAGGCCTTGGCGGCGGCGTCGGTCTGGTCGCGGACGCCCTGGACGAGGCTGTTGGGCTTGCCGTCCTTGGTGACCGAGAGCGGACCCGCCGACTTGTCGCGCTCCTCCTGGAGCATGGCTGCCAGGTTGGTGGCCTGCCGGGTCATCGTCGTCAGCAGCTGCATGTGCTCCAGCTGCGCGATGTCGTTCAACGAGTCGTTGATGCGGAAGCCACCGAGCGTGGTGGCGGCGACGACCGGCAGGGTCAGCAGCGACACGAGTCGCGTGCTGATGCGCCAGTTCTGCATGGCGAGGCGTGAACCGGGCCCGCTGGGGGCCTTCGGTATCGCCGCTTCCTTGCCGTCGGCCGGCTCTTCGGTCTTCGCCTTGCCCCGGGGCTTGAGGCGTGCCTTCGCCTTCACCGTGGTGGAGGAGTCGGA contains these protein-coding regions:
- a CDS encoding DUF742 domain-containing protein; this encodes MTPPPAYSDSYGDSYSEGDQPLVRPYAMTGGRTRPRYQLAIEALVSTTADPMHLSGLLPEHQRICTLCREVKSVAEVSALLSMPLGVARILVADLAEAGMVAIHQPGNGEAGGTPDVTLLERVLSGLRKL
- a CDS encoding roadblock/LC7 domain-containing protein, yielding MSQAAQNLNWLITNFVDNTPGVSHTVVVSADGLLLAMSEGFPRDRADQLAAVASGLTSLTAGASRIFEGGAVNQTVVEMDRGFLFLMSVSDGSSLAVLAHPECDIGLVGYEMALLVDRAGSVLTPDLRAELQGSLLI
- a CDS encoding nitrate- and nitrite sensing domain-containing protein, whose amino-acid sequence is MQGRFKRDGSAAAEQEPRGGTDRGSSPQHAQNRGPAVEGAGSDSSTTVKAKARLKPRGKAKTEEPADGKEAAIPKAPSGPGSRLAMQNWRISTRLVSLLTLPVVAATTLGGFRINDSLNDIAQLEHMQLLTTMTRQATNLAAMLQEERDKSAGPLSVTKDGKPNSLVQGVRDQTDAAAKAFEAATDKVDSTEDKDDTLKSIRNNILQIGRQLTGIEEIRKKAYVNGAQQTVTEYNALIVSLLSLSQDMAQATSSPEMIKRTRALAAFSSAKEYASIQRAVIAASLPESNEKAGTLSENDRLYALSALRGESQSKKTFELVYQGKPEELLAALGDGNTEIGTADHYARRVLSTQGQFAKEKNRSWMDWYDADDTKLQAMKVIELTLLEDMEQKARELKNDSQQDAIINGALILLVLGVSLVGAFVMARSMIRSLRRLQDTATRVAQDRLPELVKQLSESDPQDVDTSVESVGLHTRDEIGQVAAAFDDVHREAVRLAAEQALLRGNVNAMFTNLSRRSQGLIQRQLSLISELESREADPDQLSSLFKLDHLATRMRRNGENLLVLAGEEPGRRWTRPVPLVDVLRAAASEVEQYERIELSSVPGTDVAGRVVNDLVHLLAELLENATSFSSPQTKVKVTGHALPDGRVLVEIHDTGIGLSPEDLAAINERLASPPTVDVSVSRRMGLFVVGRLSLRHGIRIQLRPSDSGGTTALVMLPVDVAQGGKKPGPMPGQGGPGGPGSGGQQGVPGASAQGSVPGGGARQPVGAGPQRGQVAGGGQRAALPGRDGGPQGLQGGPGARQQGGPGARPQGGPGTSGMPGAATGQGQGAFGGAAPLPGRGPAGGPPSRPMPSPTANGQGGFPLGNGFERPQQPTAPTGPVPSAQAPAAPAPRGNRPQLPPRGGASRPELPGAGTGPAGVPQSTSWGADPARHGGQEVPRGHDELSGPGSTAEFPRPDFNAPYPPAGNSTTGQFERPDLRAPMPPAGQNMSTTGQFERPELHGPADPSTTGQFARPDFQAPRPGGPGVGGFAPQQPQAPQLPQAPQPEALPPAPSPGNERSPIFDTLESNWFHQEGQQSSGQAPVPQQPQQSAPAPAPQQRQQQPLPQRGQEPAAEPAQATTGSSPTVSWRSSPNDELMRQAERVRQPAAGGITTSGLPRRVPRANLVAGTAQQQSDAQSGPQVSRSPDDVRGRLTNLRRGIQQGRQAGNNGPATGSYHIDPTYQQER